A genomic window from Alkalihalobacillus sp. AL-G includes:
- a CDS encoding MDR family MFS transporter: MTKEEIITRIKERETNRPLVLAAVILAMFMAAIEGTIVSTAMPSIVADLGGFKLYSWVFSAYLLMQAVTILIYGKLSDLFGRKPVFTFGISMFMIGSFLCGTAESMQMLIVFRLLQGLGAGAVMPIATTIVGDMYTMEERAKIQGYLASVWGISAVIGPALGGFIVLYWDWSWVFWLNLPLGILAIAGTHLFLHEDIEKKKHEIDYIGALLIFVAVSSLMVALIQGGVALQWDSWQIIFLLSLCGISFILFIWQERRAAEPTMPLHIWKDRLITLANLASLTTGAILFGISSFLPAYVQGVMEESPLVAGFTLTTMSIGWPIASTLAGRLIIKLGFRTVALGGGVALILGSLFFVMLDPSKGPIWAAVGSFVIGVGMGLSTTTFIVSIQSSVDWKTRGVATASNMFMRILGSAIGATLLGGILNNKLHSYLQKHGQGVDESLSIDAANILLDETQREQLDSETLSVLQDGLTYSLESVYFGVCILAVVSFLLIAFLPKKEEKGDQDSEKQI, translated from the coding sequence ATGACGAAAGAGGAAATCATTACAAGAATTAAGGAACGGGAGACGAATCGTCCTCTCGTTTTGGCAGCTGTCATTTTAGCAATGTTTATGGCTGCAATTGAGGGAACCATCGTATCCACAGCTATGCCGAGTATTGTAGCAGATTTAGGCGGCTTTAAACTTTACAGCTGGGTGTTTTCAGCTTACTTACTTATGCAAGCCGTCACGATTTTAATTTATGGAAAACTCTCGGATCTTTTCGGGCGTAAACCAGTGTTTACGTTTGGAATCAGCATGTTTATGATTGGTTCCTTCCTATGCGGTACCGCGGAATCTATGCAGATGTTAATTGTATTCCGGTTGCTCCAAGGTCTCGGTGCTGGGGCTGTCATGCCGATAGCGACCACTATTGTTGGCGATATGTATACGATGGAGGAACGTGCGAAAATCCAAGGATACTTGGCTAGTGTTTGGGGCATTTCTGCAGTTATTGGTCCGGCATTAGGTGGATTCATTGTTCTGTACTGGGATTGGTCTTGGGTATTTTGGTTGAACCTGCCGCTGGGCATCTTAGCAATCGCAGGTACTCATTTGTTTTTACATGAAGATATTGAAAAGAAAAAACATGAAATTGATTACATAGGGGCACTTTTAATTTTTGTTGCAGTAAGTAGTTTAATGGTTGCGCTGATACAGGGTGGTGTCGCACTACAGTGGGATTCCTGGCAAATCATTTTCCTTCTTTCATTATGCGGGATAAGCTTCATTCTATTCATTTGGCAAGAACGGCGTGCGGCTGAGCCGACGATGCCCCTGCACATTTGGAAGGATAGATTGATAACCCTTGCAAATTTAGCTTCCTTAACTACTGGTGCCATCCTTTTTGGAATTTCATCGTTTTTACCGGCGTATGTACAGGGAGTTATGGAAGAATCGCCGCTTGTGGCTGGTTTCACGTTAACGACGATGTCGATAGGATGGCCGATTGCATCAACCCTTGCTGGCAGGCTGATTATTAAGCTAGGATTTCGGACAGTAGCGTTAGGCGGTGGGGTAGCACTCATTCTTGGTTCTCTCTTTTTTGTAATGTTAGATCCATCTAAGGGACCAATTTGGGCGGCAGTCGGTTCATTCGTCATCGGTGTAGGGATGGGACTTTCGACGACAACATTCATTGTATCCATTCAGTCCTCCGTTGATTGGAAAACTAGAGGGGTGGCGACCGCCTCGAACATGTTTATGCGGATATTAGGGAGTGCTATTGGAGCAACCTTGCTTGGCGGGATCTTGAACAACAAACTACATTCGTATTTGCAAAAGCATGGGCAAGGTGTCGATGAATCGTTATCAATCGATGCAGCAAATATCTTGCTGGATGAAACTCAGAGAGAGCAATTAGATTCTGAGACCCTTTCTGTTTTACAGGATGGACTGACGTATTCGCTCGAAAGTGTGTATTTTGGGGTTTGTATATTGGCAGTTGTAAGCTTTTTGTTGATCGCTTTTTTACCGAAAAAAGAGGAAAAGGGAGATCAAGATTCAGAAAAGCAAATCTAG
- a CDS encoding DUF421 domain-containing protein, producing MDILELSVELIIGFIGLFIVTRFLGKTQISQITPFDFISSLILGELLGNAIYDTNVSIFSILYAIVLWGLLIYVIEIWTQKQKGVRGMLEGQPAIVIHNGKILYPALKKSKLDINQLQALVRQKGYFSLYDVEYAILETNGTVSILPKSQMDIVNRQDLNLPIKQQSLPITLIIDREIVYDNLTELGKDVNWLKYQLQQQNIGDASAVLHAEWRIAEEQLLVTTHSSVGMK from the coding sequence TTGGATATTTTAGAGTTATCAGTAGAGTTGATAATCGGTTTTATCGGCTTATTCATCGTCACACGATTTCTTGGCAAAACACAAATCTCACAAATCACTCCATTTGATTTTATTTCCTCCTTAATATTAGGAGAACTATTAGGAAATGCCATATATGATACAAATGTCAGCATCTTTTCTATTCTATATGCCATCGTACTTTGGGGACTTCTGATTTATGTGATTGAAATATGGACTCAGAAACAAAAGGGTGTACGTGGAATGTTAGAAGGTCAGCCTGCTATCGTTATACATAACGGTAAAATATTGTACCCCGCTTTAAAAAAGAGTAAGTTAGACATCAATCAGCTTCAAGCCTTGGTTCGTCAAAAAGGGTATTTTTCATTGTATGATGTTGAGTATGCAATCTTGGAAACAAACGGAACAGTCAGTATACTACCGAAATCCCAAATGGATATTGTAAATCGACAAGACCTTAACCTACCTATAAAACAACAGTCACTCCCTATAACACTCATCATTGATCGAGAGATTGTTTACGATAACTTGACCGAGCTCGGTAAGGACGTCAATTGGTTGAAATACCAGCTTCAACAACAGAATATCGGTGATGCATCTGCTGTACTGCATGCTGAGTGGCGTATTGCAGAAGAACAATTATTAGTCACCACTCATTCATCTGTCGGAATGAAATAA
- a CDS encoding phosphatidylglycerophosphatase A has translation MELLKERGVRIIDVAEIVYDMQAPYAPGLKMQDCIESVEAVLEKREIQHALLVGIELDKLAEQKKLSEPLQSIVETDEGLFGIDETIAMGAVLGYGSIAITTFGHLDKQKIGIIERLDTKRGSGVHTFLDDLVASLAANASSRLAHRIRDREENLKEEEIRQRDEEEKIG, from the coding sequence ATGGAATTACTGAAAGAACGAGGAGTCAGAATAATCGATGTCGCTGAAATCGTCTATGATATGCAGGCTCCATATGCTCCAGGATTGAAAATGCAAGACTGCATTGAAAGTGTTGAAGCTGTATTGGAAAAAAGAGAGATTCAGCATGCACTTTTGGTCGGAATCGAGCTTGATAAGCTTGCGGAGCAAAAGAAGCTATCTGAGCCGCTTCAATCCATCGTTGAGACCGATGAAGGATTATTTGGAATTGACGAGACAATTGCAATGGGTGCAGTTCTCGGATATGGGAGTATCGCTATTACAACATTCGGACATTTAGATAAACAAAAAATCGGCATTATTGAAAGACTCGATACAAAACGTGGATCTGGAGTGCATACCTTCCTCGATGATCTTGTCGCAAGCCTAGCTGCAAACGCCTCTAGCCGGCTTGCCCATCGTATTCGCGATCGAGAAGAAAACCTAAAGGAAGAAGAAATCAGACAGCGGGATGAAGAAGAGAAAATCGGGTGA
- a CDS encoding MBL fold metallo-hydrolase: MEFIQINHNCYYFNGPVNIGYVNVGDHGLLIDTGIDQQAMKRIIRMLDDRSLPITHLFITHAHADHYGGANYLQKKKRIYTIAPAVEESILQNPIIEPIYLSQGNRPLIDMRNKFLEGSPVRVDHIVSEGMMKLGQFELDLIALPGHSINQLGVKVGNILYAADSYFSEEQLNKHRIPFIIDANATLATLEKLLSMGVEGSIPGHGVYEVEVDKTIITNYDHHVSIIESMYRILSNYPDGCSFETIMSEMCRKWNVHLPSVSVWSLYRTAIFSYLIKGIEDKKIEMTVKDFNLYFIPTDE, from the coding sequence ATGGAGTTTATTCAGATTAATCATAACTGCTATTATTTTAATGGTCCGGTCAATATTGGTTATGTCAATGTAGGTGATCATGGTTTACTCATTGATACTGGAATCGACCAGCAAGCAATGAAAAGAATCATCCGTATGCTCGATGACCGATCTTTACCGATTACTCACCTGTTTATTACCCATGCTCATGCAGACCATTATGGTGGCGCAAATTACCTGCAAAAAAAGAAAAGGATTTATACAATCGCTCCTGCAGTAGAAGAATCAATCCTTCAGAATCCCATTATAGAACCTATTTACTTATCACAAGGAAACCGGCCCTTAATCGATATGCGGAATAAGTTTTTGGAAGGATCGCCTGTGAGGGTAGACCACATTGTCTCGGAGGGAATGATGAAACTCGGTCAATTCGAATTGGATCTAATAGCACTCCCTGGACATAGCATCAACCAGCTAGGTGTAAAGGTTGGTAACATCCTTTATGCTGCAGACAGTTATTTTTCCGAGGAACAGCTAAATAAACACCGTATCCCTTTCATCATTGATGCTAACGCGACTTTAGCTACACTTGAAAAATTGCTTTCGATGGGAGTTGAGGGTAGTATTCCAGGACATGGTGTCTATGAAGTAGAGGTCGATAAAACGATCATTACAAATTATGATCACCACGTATCAATCATCGAAAGTATGTATAGGATCTTATCTAATTATCCTGACGGTTGCAGTTTTGAAACCATAATGAGTGAAATGTGCAGAAAATGGAATGTCCATCTTCCTTCTGTTTCAGTATGGTCACTTTATCGGACTGCTATCTTTTCTTATTTGATAAAAGGAATTGAAGATAAGAAGATTGAAATGACAGTAAAAGACTTCAACCTTTATTTCATTCCGACAGATGAATGA
- a CDS encoding UTP--glucose-1-phosphate uridylyltransferase codes for MVKKAIIPAAGYGTRSLPVTKVLPKEMFPINGKPSIHYIVEEAVESGIEEILIVVSKYKNMIVDYFDVSLELEAFLEARNKSFLLEKMSLPEVHIQYVRQPYARGLGDAILLGKSFVGNEPFAVLLPDDIIINNDICATKQLINLYEYENSPIVALKYIQDKWLHKYGVIDGVEKDKGVFQLRSIVEKPKSTPPSNLAVMGRYILTPDIFPILKNVKPDEYDEVQLTDGILDLLSQRICYGFEIEGERFDIGFEDDYLQLLQYMKENHFSG; via the coding sequence TTGGTCAAAAAAGCAATTATTCCTGCAGCAGGATATGGTACCAGAAGTTTGCCCGTTACAAAGGTTTTGCCAAAAGAAATGTTTCCGATCAATGGAAAGCCATCTATCCACTACATTGTTGAAGAAGCGGTTGAATCAGGAATTGAAGAAATACTTATAGTCGTTTCTAAATATAAAAACATGATCGTCGATTATTTTGATGTTTCATTAGAACTTGAAGCATTTTTGGAAGCGCGTAATAAATCGTTTTTATTAGAAAAAATGTCATTGCCTGAGGTCCATATACAATATGTCCGACAGCCCTATGCTCGGGGGCTTGGTGACGCAATTTTACTTGGGAAATCATTTGTTGGGAATGAACCATTTGCTGTACTTCTTCCCGACGACATTATAATCAACAATGATATCTGTGCGACCAAACAGCTTATCAACCTTTATGAATACGAAAATTCTCCTATTGTTGCATTGAAATATATTCAAGATAAATGGCTGCATAAATATGGAGTGATCGACGGGGTGGAGAAGGACAAAGGGGTATTCCAGTTGCGATCAATTGTGGAAAAGCCAAAATCGACTCCTCCTTCAAATCTGGCAGTAATGGGAAGGTATATATTAACACCTGATATTTTTCCGATTCTTAAAAATGTTAAACCGGATGAATATGACGAGGTCCAATTGACGGATGGAATCCTTGACCTTTTATCACAGAGGATTTGTTATGGATTTGAAATTGAGGGTGAGCGGTTTGATATAGGGTTTGAGGACGATTATCTACAACTGCTTCAGTATATGAAAGAAAATCATTTTTCGGGTTAG
- a CDS encoding YjcG family protein: protein MKYGIAIFPSKKLQDTVNSYRKRYDPHYALIAPHVTLKDPFEVNDEDELKALTRRIHEISDNVQPFNLHVYKVGSFHPVNNVIYFRIKDDEKLTHLHEQLHEENLYTDRPYSFVPHITLGQKLSDEEHRDVLESLKMTDVDYQETIDRFQLLYQLDNGSWTVFETFHLGSDKTS from the coding sequence ATGAAATACGGCATCGCGATTTTTCCATCAAAAAAACTACAAGATACTGTCAACTCATATCGTAAACGTTATGACCCTCATTATGCTTTAATCGCTCCTCATGTGACTTTAAAAGATCCATTTGAAGTCAATGATGAAGACGAATTAAAAGCGTTGACCCGACGGATCCATGAAATTTCGGATAATGTACAACCGTTTAACCTTCATGTATACAAGGTAGGTTCTTTTCATCCAGTAAACAACGTCATTTACTTCCGAATCAAGGATGATGAAAAGTTAACCCACCTTCATGAACAACTCCATGAGGAGAACTTATACACAGATCGCCCGTATAGCTTCGTACCACATATTACTCTCGGGCAAAAATTATCCGATGAAGAACATCGTGATGTTTTGGAATCATTAAAGATGACGGATGTTGATTATCAGGAAACGATTGATCGGTTCCAACTTCTATATCAGCTTGATAACGGATCGTGGACTGTATTTGAGACATTCCACCTTGGAAGCGATAAGACTTCTTAA
- a CDS encoding aspartyl-phosphate phosphatase Spo0E family protein, with translation MLLQAIERKRYQMFETAKIYGMSSKQTLKCSQELDQLIHLQQSRNNRVNYQKIS, from the coding sequence ATGCTTTTACAGGCGATTGAAAGGAAACGGTATCAAATGTTTGAAACTGCGAAAATTTACGGAATGTCTTCAAAACAAACACTTAAATGCAGCCAGGAGTTGGATCAACTCATCCATCTACAACAAAGCAGGAACAACCGTGTGAATTATCAGAAGATTTCGTGA
- a CDS encoding UDP-glucose/GDP-mannose dehydrogenase family protein — protein MNICVVGCGYVGLTTGAVLAQFKHNVTCVDTNENKILQLSKGLCPFHENGLEELIQKEISDNRLSFSTDTQLGMHKNEVIIIAVGTPSCENGQTDLSYVNQVISDLAETFDQPKVIIIKSTVPPGTNDSMKNSLIELGVNKEKFSIISNPEFLREGNALDDLLHPDKIVVGGDQPEHLELIRKLYDYTPSTYFFTTPVCAEIIKYTSNAFLATKISFINEIAKVCDAFGANVNTVADAIGTDPRIGPHFLKAGIGYGGYCLPKDIKSLCYAANDKGVKLPLLHAVEETNNSQVDLYIKKIETELGSVRNLVITVWGLSFKSNTDDLRDSPSIRLIEKLIEQGAIIKGYDPMANPESPSFIYYDNLYDSVIESDVLIIATDCNEFTHADWKKVKQHMRGNLIVDARNCIDPTAVRSLKLKYVALGG, from the coding sequence ATGAACATATGTGTGGTTGGGTGTGGTTATGTAGGATTAACAACAGGTGCTGTCTTAGCACAGTTTAAACATAATGTTACCTGCGTGGATACCAATGAAAATAAAATTTTGCAATTATCAAAAGGGCTCTGTCCATTCCATGAAAATGGACTAGAAGAACTTATTCAAAAGGAAATTTCCGACAATCGTCTATCCTTTTCAACAGATACACAACTAGGAATGCATAAGAATGAAGTAATCATCATTGCGGTTGGAACACCATCTTGTGAAAATGGTCAGACCGACTTATCCTATGTAAATCAGGTTATATCAGATTTGGCTGAAACATTCGATCAACCGAAAGTAATCATTATAAAAAGTACGGTTCCACCTGGTACAAACGACAGTATGAAAAATAGTTTAATAGAATTGGGTGTAAATAAAGAGAAGTTCTCAATCATCTCTAACCCTGAATTCTTAAGAGAGGGGAACGCGCTTGATGATCTACTTCATCCGGATAAAATAGTAGTCGGAGGTGACCAACCAGAACACCTTGAACTTATTCGGAAACTATATGACTATACCCCATCAACCTATTTCTTCACAACTCCAGTGTGTGCTGAAATAATCAAATATACCTCGAATGCCTTTCTTGCTACAAAAATTTCATTTATTAATGAAATCGCCAAGGTATGTGATGCTTTTGGAGCGAATGTAAATACGGTTGCTGATGCAATCGGTACCGACCCCAGAATCGGACCTCACTTCTTAAAAGCAGGGATTGGTTATGGTGGCTACTGTTTACCTAAAGATATCAAATCACTTTGTTATGCTGCCAACGACAAAGGTGTTAAGCTCCCATTGTTGCATGCAGTCGAGGAAACGAATAATTCTCAAGTGGATCTCTATATCAAAAAGATCGAAACGGAGCTGGGTAGTGTACGTAACTTAGTTATAACGGTATGGGGATTATCATTCAAATCAAATACCGACGATCTAAGAGACTCTCCATCAATTAGACTTATCGAGAAACTAATTGAACAAGGAGCAATAATTAAAGGCTACGATCCGATGGCAAATCCAGAGTCTCCATCCTTTATATACTATGATAACCTCTATGATTCTGTAATTGAATCAGACGTACTAATAATCGCAACGGACTGTAATGAATTTACACATGCAGATTGGAAAAAAGTAAAGCAACATATGAGAGGAAATTTAATTGTTGATGCGCGAAATTGTATTGATCCTACAGCTGTTCGATCCCTCAAATTGAAGTATGTCGCCCTTGGTGGATAA
- a CDS encoding esterase family protein, which produces MKLKGTIEERIFTSEELMEDMKLLVYLPPSYSPLLRYSVLIAQDGDDYFKLGKIARSTEDLMENSEIEEFIIIGIPYKNVQDRRKKYHPSGEQNEQYIRFLVNELVPYIESEFSTLELANARGLIGDSLGATVSLLTALSFPRTFGKVILQSPYVNEHVLKEVKSLREPSLLSIYHVAGTNETEVETTNGTVENFIEPNRKLNHHLSDRPFNYHYEEFDGNHTWTYWQPDIPKALKWIFPR; this is translated from the coding sequence ATGAAACTTAAAGGTACTATAGAAGAAAGAATCTTTACAAGCGAAGAACTAATGGAGGATATGAAACTACTCGTGTATTTACCTCCATCCTATTCACCACTATTACGATATTCTGTATTGATTGCTCAAGACGGGGACGATTACTTTAAGCTTGGAAAAATTGCCCGTAGTACAGAGGATCTTATGGAAAATAGCGAAATTGAAGAGTTTATCATTATCGGTATACCATACAAAAATGTACAAGACCGTCGTAAAAAATATCACCCTTCAGGTGAACAGAACGAACAATACATTCGATTTTTAGTAAATGAGCTAGTCCCTTATATTGAATCCGAGTTTTCGACATTGGAGCTTGCTAATGCCCGCGGATTAATCGGTGACTCCCTAGGAGCGACTGTTTCTTTATTGACAGCACTTTCTTTCCCGCGTACTTTCGGTAAGGTGATTTTACAATCTCCTTACGTGAATGAACATGTATTAAAAGAAGTTAAGAGCCTCCGTGAGCCATCACTACTATCGATTTACCATGTTGCGGGTACTAACGAGACAGAAGTTGAAACCACGAATGGGACAGTTGAAAATTTCATTGAACCAAACCGTAAGTTAAATCATCATTTATCCGATCGACCCTTCAATTATCATTATGAAGAGTTCGATGGTAATCATACTTGGACCTATTGGCAACCAGATATTCCAAAAGCCTTGAAATGGATTTTTCCACGTTAA
- the cysC gene encoding adenylyl-sulfate kinase, which yields MTSNLFWHRQDVPKKARQLLHGHKSFIIWFTGLSGSGKSTIANRLDRALYRESVSTYLLDGDNIRIGLNKDLSFQQKDREENIRRVGEVARLFVDAGIVVLATFVSPYLKDREFVRNLVKESEFLEVYVKCNLETLKSRDPKGLYKRALKGEIKNFTGISDPYEPPVDPEITVDTNVMSPNACVKQIMKYLYRNGYLPKPK from the coding sequence ATGACCTCAAATCTTTTTTGGCATCGTCAAGATGTACCGAAGAAAGCAAGACAGCTCTTACACGGACATAAAAGCTTCATCATTTGGTTCACAGGATTATCAGGATCAGGGAAATCAACAATCGCGAATCGCCTGGACCGAGCTCTATACAGGGAGTCTGTTTCAACATATTTATTGGATGGAGACAATATCCGGATAGGCTTGAATAAAGATTTAAGCTTCCAACAAAAAGACAGAGAAGAAAATATACGGAGGGTGGGCGAAGTTGCCCGCTTATTTGTGGATGCTGGGATTGTAGTCCTTGCAACTTTTGTCTCTCCTTATTTAAAGGATCGTGAATTTGTTCGGAACCTAGTTAAAGAAAGTGAATTTTTAGAGGTTTATGTAAAGTGCAATCTTGAAACATTAAAATCAAGGGATCCGAAAGGCTTATATAAAAGAGCATTAAAAGGTGAGATTAAAAATTTCACTGGAATATCAGACCCATATGAACCGCCTGTGGATCCGGAGATTACAGTCGACACCAACGTGATGTCACCGAATGCCTGTGTGAAACAGATAATGAAATATTTATATAGAAATGGATATTTACCAAAACCAAAGTAA
- a CDS encoding glycosyltransferase yields MLFSTIVCSNHLALASILGESIKQLMPGSKFIVCLLEKELPSTINSYHSSFDEVVLANDIGIERFNQTIFKYNQYEASGSCKGQLFRYAYQKYPKENSFVYLDADTQVFSPFFEVSEALKSYSIVLTPHLLYPSGNGSINDELAIMSTGIFNTGFLAIKRSKYAKEFIDWWSDRLRQFCYTDPARGLFNEQKWVDLVPVFFDQVHTLKHPGYNVANWNLFERNIAKQDNMYLVNGVPLRFFHFSGVKKISKILHKLNSETTLYGMEIVRHYKQMLKQNGHHKQIKIKWSYDYFDNDKPISNRDRRIFQLNSKAQEEISDPYNESKRTFYKYRPDS; encoded by the coding sequence ATGCTCTTTTCTACAATCGTTTGTTCGAACCATCTAGCATTGGCGTCAATCCTTGGAGAATCGATTAAACAACTAATGCCCGGTAGTAAGTTTATTGTTTGTTTACTTGAAAAAGAATTGCCATCAACAATAAATTCATATCATAGTAGTTTTGATGAAGTTGTTCTTGCGAATGATATCGGGATTGAGAGATTTAACCAAACCATATTCAAATATAATCAATATGAAGCATCCGGATCATGTAAAGGACAATTATTTCGTTATGCGTATCAAAAATACCCAAAAGAAAACAGCTTTGTATATCTGGATGCGGATACACAAGTCTTTAGTCCATTCTTTGAAGTGTCGGAAGCACTTAAATCATATTCCATTGTATTAACCCCCCATCTCTTATATCCAAGTGGAAATGGTTCAATTAATGATGAACTCGCAATTATGTCAACTGGGATATTCAATACAGGATTCCTAGCTATTAAACGATCCAAATATGCAAAAGAGTTCATTGATTGGTGGTCAGATCGGCTAAGGCAATTTTGTTACACCGATCCAGCTCGTGGTCTTTTCAATGAACAAAAATGGGTAGACCTAGTCCCAGTTTTCTTTGATCAAGTCCATACGTTAAAGCACCCAGGATACAATGTTGCAAATTGGAATCTGTTCGAAAGAAACATTGCAAAGCAAGACAATATGTATTTGGTAAATGGGGTTCCACTCCGATTTTTTCATTTTTCAGGAGTTAAAAAAATAAGTAAAATATTGCATAAATTGAATAGCGAAACAACTCTCTATGGAATGGAAATCGTACGTCATTATAAGCAAATGTTGAAACAAAATGGGCACCATAAACAAATTAAAATAAAATGGAGCTATGATTATTTCGACAATGATAAACCTATCTCTAACAGAGATCGACGTATTTTCCAACTTAATTCAAAGGCTCAAGAAGAAATATCGGATCCGTACAATGAGAGCAAACGGACCTTCTATAAATATAGACCTGACTCTTAG
- a CDS encoding VOC family protein — protein MKITVTRLHHVQVCIPTGKEDEARRFYTGILGFKEIDKPEALKANGGLWYRVGDIELHIGTEPFTEHSKRHPAFEVENIDQIKKYLKRHSVKIKNEIQIPGMNRFSFFDPFTNRIEFLELDR, from the coding sequence ATGAAAATCACCGTTACACGTCTGCATCACGTGCAAGTTTGTATTCCGACTGGTAAGGAAGATGAAGCACGTCGGTTCTACACGGGGATTCTCGGTTTTAAGGAAATTGATAAACCTGAGGCACTTAAAGCGAACGGGGGATTATGGTATAGGGTCGGGGATATCGAGCTCCATATTGGTACTGAGCCGTTTACCGAACACAGTAAAAGGCATCCAGCTTTTGAAGTGGAGAACATCGATCAGATCAAGAAGTATTTGAAAAGGCATTCAGTGAAAATAAAAAATGAGATTCAAATCCCTGGAATGAATCGGTTCTCGTTCTTTGATCCGTTTACTAACCGGATTGAGTTTTTGGAGCTGGATAGGTAA
- a CDS encoding glycosyltransferase, which yields MLISVVMPVYNGELYLQEAIDSILQQTYRSFEFVIVNDGSTDKTSRILEAIQDPRVRTIHLNENQGAAAALNIAIETTKGHWITTQDADDISLPTRLEEQAYYVQKYPEIAAVGTLKQCIGGKTPISKRRLRTEELGNFLVSSDHLKKYRFYVNPLCHGSVLYSKDVYDKVGGYDPDYKICHDYDLWMKMFEVGSIHKISKVLYQYRIHSESLSRVTQSYNEDWVVATTYIKKTSQEFRGFQHEPLYIVLGNKEACNEFKQVCLITHMKVHRYIHCIEPDTANEIYRLFMSNTIDGVILLEGIQYNSTIQELQSKGMELNKSLFKIWAGYWN from the coding sequence ATGCTCATATCCGTCGTCATGCCTGTATATAACGGAGAACTTTATTTACAGGAAGCGATTGACAGCATATTACAACAAACTTACCGGAGCTTTGAATTCGTCATTGTAAACGATGGATCTACTGATAAAACGAGTCGAATTTTAGAAGCCATACAAGATCCAAGAGTCCGCACGATTCATCTTAACGAAAATCAAGGTGCTGCAGCCGCATTGAATATCGCGATCGAAACGACGAAAGGTCACTGGATCACCACACAAGATGCAGATGACATCAGTCTTCCAACAAGATTAGAAGAACAAGCATATTATGTTCAGAAATACCCTGAAATTGCAGCTGTAGGGACCTTGAAGCAATGTATAGGCGGAAAAACGCCAATATCGAAACGACGTTTAAGAACCGAAGAACTCGGTAACTTCCTTGTATCAAGTGATCATTTAAAAAAGTACAGGTTCTACGTCAACCCTTTATGCCACGGCTCTGTACTTTATTCTAAGGATGTTTACGACAAAGTCGGAGGCTATGATCCTGATTATAAAATTTGTCATGATTACGATTTATGGATGAAAATGTTTGAGGTCGGGTCTATTCATAAAATCAGCAAAGTGTTGTATCAATACAGGATCCATTCAGAGTCATTAAGCCGTGTAACCCAATCCTACAATGAAGATTGGGTCGTCGCTACAACATATATCAAAAAAACGTCACAGGAATTTCGGGGATTCCAACATGAACCGCTTTATATCGTACTCGGAAATAAGGAAGCATGCAACGAGTTCAAACAAGTGTGTCTAATAACCCACATGAAAGTACACCGATATATACATTGTATTGAACCTGACACCGCGAACGAAATTTATCGCCTCTTCATGAGTAATACGATCGATGGAGTCATATTACTTGAAGGTATTCAATATAACAGTACGATACAAGAATTACAGAGTAAAGGAATGGAATTAAATAAAAGTCTCTTTAAAATTTGGGCTGGTTACTGGAATTAA